The uncultured Methanoregula sp. genomic sequence AAAATTCCAAAAGTCCGTTGCGGGTAAGCCCGGCATTGCGTGCATTGTTCCCGAAGATATCGTACACCCCGCCGTTTGCAATGCAGGCTGCAAGCCGGTGCTCAAACGCTGCGGCCCGGGGTGCAAAATACCCGCCCATGGAAAGTCCCATCAGAATTATCTTTTCCCGGTCAACATCGGGACGCGTGACGGCATAGTCAACTACCGGTGTAATCACCTTTTCCCAGTCGTACCGGAACGGGATTTCCTGCTTCCGGATAACAACGCCCTGTCCGGGTCCCTCGAATACCAGGCAGTGATATCCCCGGCGCAGGGCATCGCAGACACATTCCAGGTAAACTTCCTCAGCGGACCCGTCAAAACCTGAATGGATGATCAGGGTCGGCGCCGGTCCGGAGTCACCTTCAGGCTTCCAGAAATATCCCGGCAGATTCGTGCCTTCATAGGGAATTTCGATCTCTTCAAATGAAACGCCGGTGAGTTCCATGGAAGAAAGAAATGCTGCATGCATTTTTTCCCAGAGATCCAGAATTTCGGGATCTTTGGGAGTGTCATGGAGATAGAAATCTGCACTCCGGTAGTATTCACAGGCCCGGAGATATGCGTCCCGGGCGCTGACACGATGATTTTTTGCCTTGCAGTCATTTCCGATCTTCATTATCCGATCGGCAATCGCTTTCCACTCGTTGCACCAGCTTCTGGCCGGGGGGAGCACGGACGGGTCCGTATTCCTGATCCGCCATGCGGTTTCCAGGCATTCCCCGATATCCGACCCGTGTTCGAGCGCTTTGGCAAGAACGCGGATAAATTCAAAATAGTATGACGGATCGTCAAAAATAATCGTATCCGGTCGGTTCTCCATACTATTGCATAACAGGAAAAGATGATAAATTTACGGAAATTTTCTCCCGCCGGACAGGGGGTGCTGTTGGACGTCGGGATCGCATGGTCAGGTATGTCTCCGGCACTCGTCCCACCGTCCGGTCCTGTCACGCGGAAATCCATTCCTGCCGGCACGAAGCCCGGGTCCCTCTGGCAAAAAATCCGGATGGCGCTATTCGACATGGGCGTCGGCAGGGGCGGGGGGTTGTCACGGTGCCTGTGATTCGCAAACCCGATGGCACAATTTAACGAGGGCAAAACAGGAACCGGGGATTTGGAGAAATACCAGAAAGTATACGGTTTTTTATCCTCACCGCGATGCACTCATTTTCACACCATCCAACGATAATATAAAAGTCTGAATATCCGGATTAGAATGAACAGGTTGACCCGGGTAATGCCCAATGAAAATCTACATGGATGTCTGTTGTTTATGCAGACCGTTTGATGATCTCCAGAACAGGAAAATCCGGCTGGAAGCGGTAGCGATCCTCACAATCCTTGACCGGTGCAGTCAGGACTGGGAACTGGTTGGTAGTGCAGTAATAGACGATGAAATCTCACGTCTCGCAGATATTGAAAAACGGCTGAAGGTCGAGCAGAAGCTTACGCTCATCAGCGAATATATCGAACTGAATGAGACAATTTTCAGCAGAGTAAGAGAGTACCAGAAAGCCGGTCTTAAACTGTTCGACGCTCTCCATATCACATGTGCAGAGAGCGGAAAAACTATTTTCCTCACAACAGATAATAAGATTATTACTCTGGCAGGAAAAATCCCTGCAATAACCATAACGGTACAGAACCCGGTACACTGGCTCATGGAGGTGTCGGCCGATGAAAACAATCAGTGAAGTACGAAAGGAAGGTATTCAGGCACTCACAAAGACGCTCGGGCCGGTAGATATGGCCCGGTTTATCCAGAGCTTTGAGACCGGCTCCGGCGATTACACGAAAGAGCGGCAGGAATGGTTACCGGATAATCTCAATGCTATAAAGAGCGATCTGCTTGAACGTGAGAAAAAACGGAAGACCAGGAAACAGAACTGATTGTCAGACACGGTGCGTTTCATCCCGACTCATGTGGAATACAATAAGCGCCAAAACATTGCATCAGGTTCAGCAGGAGGGCCTTGATGTACGGGTGGAGAACCTAGGGCCGGACAATGCAATCCGGTTCCTCCAGGTCTATGAGACCGGGAGCGGCGACTGGACCGGGGATCGTAAAAAAATCCTGGAAAAAGACCCGGATAAAATCATCATACGCATCATGGAGAAACAAAAAAAAGTTCCTGCTCCGTGAAGCCCGGACCGCATTTCTTTTTACGATATTTTTTTGTATCCTTTTTTAAAATGTAATTTCTGAATTGATGCTGCACATCTGCCCAGCGGGAATTCAGTGAGAGGGCCGAGCGATCAGGCGGTGTGTATCCAAGGAAAAATCGCCTTTTCCGGAGGCATCCCCCGGGTGTATCCGGCACCCTCTAATCCGGGCCCGTTGCGAGCCCGGATTACCCTTTCCGGGGGGTCATTTCCGGAATTTATGGCAAAAAACAGTGCACGTGTACGCACTTTTCCAGGAAAACGATTTTAAGAGCGATTTACGGCAAACGGGGCATATTTAAGAATTTTATAGAATGATTTTATACGCGTTTGGGAGGCGTTTCTCAGGTGGATCGGGGAGTGGGAGGGGCGGAAAATGAAAGGAAGGCCTGTTTTGGGGGTTTCTGCCGGAAAAAACCGACCTTCATATTCGCGTTCTGTTCGCGTTTCCCTGCCCGGATTGGCAAAACCCCGTTCCCGGAAAACCAGCTGCCGGAACACCGTTAAGGACCATTGTATGAGGTGCATTTCAGCCGATTTCGGGCAATCTGGGTAATTTCCTTGCGAATTCTCCACACGAACAGAATCCGGGGCCGATTTGCTGTCCACTGTCGGTGCCGGAAATCCGCTGGTGGAAAACGAAGCCCGTATCGGGCGTATTTCGGCCTGGGGGAGTATGAGGAAGAAAGGGATGGCGGAAGGATGCTGTCAGTGCGTGCCCGCCGCGAGATCCTTCCAGATCGGGCCGTCGAATACACCGTTTCTGGCTTCTTCTTCCATTGCAAGGAAGAGGGAGTACGGGACGGCCAGCGTGAAGATGTTCTCCGGGATGGCTGCCCCGACAGTCAGCCGGGCTGCAAGGTCCGTGTTCCCGAGCACTGCACGGGGATGGTCCTGCCGGGCCTCGTGATACGCGTACGCCCCGATCTGCTGGCAGGCTGCCATCGGCGGGACAAGTACCGGATCGATCCCTTCGCGGACAGCGGCAACCAGGGTGATGAGCCCGACAAGCTGGAGTGGGTCGGCAGCAAAGACAACAACAACCGGCGTTTCTCCCTCATTCACCTTATCGAGCTGGGTGAAGATCACATAGCGTTCTTTGATATCCGTGATCGGGAGCTCTTCCGTCATCCATTTTCTTGCCTTTGCCGGGGACGTATGCAGGCGCTCGCCCTCAAGGAACTTGGCCCGCTCGTTTGCGGGAACCCGGTTTACCACCGCACCGTATGCTTCCCGGTTGCTGCTGCTCTCCACGCCTTTGCAGAAGAAGGCAGACATGAAATCGAACCCGGCCCCGCCGAAGGCATCCGGGTACCCGGTGCCGAAGCCGAGGCCGGCTTTTGCACCCGGGCAGCCGTAGGACTCACGGTCGAACGCGGCGGTCTTTCCTTTGGTCAGGACCGAGGCAAAGAATGGCATGATGCAGGCCCGTGCACCCGGCTTGATCCGGAGCGCCTTTTCCGGCGCAGTATCGCTCCAGAGGATCGCAACGGGCGGGTATGCGAGACCGGCTTTTTTCGCTGTGATGCTTTTCATACATTCACCTGTGACTGATCTTCTGATTGGTACGGGCGGGTATATTAATCTGACAAAACGTTCTGCCGGAATTTCCGGGTGCCCGGATGGAGAATCCGGTGGAGAGTGGCATTAAAAAACAAGAACATTTTCACGCCCTGTCCTATGCTGAAATGATTTGACAACAGATCTAAATAATGGTGTGAGCAGACTAACGAATCGGGATATTCTGATGAGGGGAATGTACCCGGTGGGGAACCAGTGTGGTGGCCGGGCGAGAAACGAATAGGATACCCCCACCCCTGCCATGCCCGGAGGGGGAACCAGGGACATACACACCTGCCACATCCATTCTCTGTCGGAGACCTCCCAAACCGGCAGGATCCCGATGCACAATACCAGCACTAATTCGCGAAAAACCAGCACTATTTCCCCCCGGTTTGCCATTTTTCACGTCGGAGACGAACAGCCGTATTTAGCAGCATCTGGAGGGGCGATCGCTTCCCGGATCGACCCTGGGTGGCGGAAAATGAAAGGACGGCCTGTTTTGGGGGTCGGGTCCAGGACAGGCATGGATTATCTTGCGGATATTCCACACCCATGCTCCCATGGGGGGATGAGACCCCGTTTCCACTAATCCGGGCTCAATTATGCCTCCGATAGCCGGTTTTGGACGTATCGCGACCGGTCAGTTTCGGGGTTTTTTGAGGGTAATTATCCGGGAAATTGCGCTAGTATCCCGGTTTGGCTGACCGTCAATATTACGCTGAGAATAACCGGAGAGTACATAACTGTTTCATTTGAGGAGCGATGAAAAACACGTATTTCCCTATTGAAGGGGGATTTCGCAAAGAACCCCGTTTTCAGAGATCCTGGATGAGGGGAACGAACATTTCTGGTACACCCGGCGGGGCGTTCTCTCCCGACGCAAAACGACAATGCGTTGCGCCGGCTTTTCGTACAAAACGGGTTGGAACCATTGCGGGGATTTTTTTTAAAAACCGCTGATGGGGAGAATAGGCTGACGCGGAAATTGGTAGAGGGGCGGGGATTTTGGCGAGTCTGAAATAATTTTTCACTCAAAGCCCGGTTGAAAAAACAAAATTAAGGTTTGATTGATCCGGCTCAGTTTTTCAATCGGGATCATGATCGCGATGAAATTAATAAAATCAAAGCTTGACTGAAAAATAAAAATCAAAGTCTGCCGAAAAAAGTTCAATCAAGGTCTGGTTGTGAAAAGTTAACAAGGTATACAACCAGAGTACGCAGCCTTTTACGACAGAAGAGGTATCTCAATTATCGTTTTTCAATAAGAGTCTGCCCATTTTTTTTCAATCAAGGTCTGCTGAAAAAATTTCAATCAAAGTTCGTTTGAAAAATAAAAATCAAGGTTTGATTGATCTGGAACAGGTTTTCGATCGCGATCGTGATCGCGATTGAAAATTCTCAGGCAAGGTTTGATTGAAATCCTGCAGGCAATTTTTAGGGGATTCCCCTGTCATGCAATGAATAATTATTGCACGAAATGTTATGATTTCACGGATACTATGTGCATATATGCCACCGGCACTCGTCCCACCGTCAGGCCCGGTCACGCGGGAATCCATTCTTGCCGGCACGAAGCCCGGGTCCCTCCGGAGAAAAATCTGGCTGGCACTGTTCGATTTGGGCGTCGGCAGGGGCGGGCACGGATTTCCCTGGGTGATGTGAGGGCGGGGGAAGGGGTAGGGTGAGGAGACAGGGGAAATCCTGATGCAGGGAATTTGCCCCGGAAGGGATTTGGTGGGCCGGTCGCTCTCTAGCGAAGAAAGGGGGAAAGAATATAGAGATATGATGGGGGGAATAACCACAGATCGTCTAAAGAAAAAAGATGATTTGATTAATTTATCCGGTTGCCATTCCACCGGACTCCTGCACATATTTCAGGAAACGATCCTTATTTCCTCCAAAATTTGAGAATTGTTTTTCGCATATGTCAGAAAATTTCGCAAGAGTTTTCCGATTGATCTCTTCCTGGTCTTCAAAGATACCTATGGATCGAAATTTTAAGCCCCATTTTTCGAACATGAGAAGATTGATAGTTGCTTCTCGGACACGGTCATCATTCGGTAAAGCATAGATAAGGATTGGGCCTGACGGGGTCTCGATCATATAATCTGCAGTATACCTGCAGTCAGGATCATGCGTTGGATCATGCCACTCGGCCTGAATATGTTCCTTAGGGATCTTCTCTTGAACAAACTCACGGACATCATCCATAAAAGTAGTACGGACTCGTTCGCGTGAGAGATAAGATACGTCCGATATTTTCAATACTGCCTGAATATAACTATAGAGAGCATCACCGTACTGATCGTTGTTTATTGACAGCATCAACTCCCCGTTACGGTCCTCAACCGAGAATGCGGAGAGTGCGTTTGATATGATCTTCTGCCGTCCACCGCTTCGCAGATCCTTATCCTCAAGATCATACGTGAGGTGCATAAAGGTATGACCCTCATCAGACAGGATCCATTTATCATGCTCTCGTTTCAGGATAATCACTAAGTGATCTCCATCTTCGAAGAGGAATGGGGTGAATACATGATAGCGATCTACACCTTCGGCTTCAACGCGTATCTGATCACATACTTTCTGCCGGAAATCCTTGGTGATTGCTTTGACCGACATTAATTCATCCCCCATTGGGAAAGGCTATGGTTTTTCATAGAGATGGAAAATCCGCAATCTTTTAACATGCATTCGATTGCCCCATGATAATCTGCATACCGTTCTGTTTTCTCAGCATAGGTATCTTCGCGATACCCGGATTGCTGGTAGCGTTGTGTTGCCGTATGAATATGGAATCCGTAGAATTTATTTTTCTCAATATGATTGCCATGTTCATGACTTTTTCCATTGTACCTTCGGAGACGGAACTGCTGGTTTGATCCTTTCGGAACATATACAAGGATAACAGAGAAGTCCAGCGGATTCGAGTCGCTTTGCCGGAAGATTAACCGAAAATCTGATCCATCCTCCCCAATAAGATCTCTTTCATACTCTTTATGGCCATGTTTGGTTTTTTGTTTCCCGATTGAGAAGAAATCTTCAGGAAGTATTTTTCTCTCAGCCAATAACGATCCGATCTTTTCATCGGTAAGCTGGATCGTCATAATGTTCAATTTAACTCCGGATATAATAATACTGCTCTTAAATCATCAGGGGAGACAATTATAATTTCTTGAGGAAGAACAAGCGCGGAGAAGGAAAGAAAATTATCTTTCCTTTTTCACACCCTTGAAAGGTGTCCCATCTTGTTTTACGTTCATAAATTGACCGGTGGTTGTATCCCGTTTCACATACTGGTCGGTCTTTGGATTGAGAACCTGACTTCGATCATCTACTGCTCCTCTTCGAAAACCTTTGTCTGTGTTCTTTGCCATTTCTGTTCTCCATGGCAACAATCCTCAGGGATTTTCTGGAAAATTGTTGTCAGGTGATAATTGTTCATTGATAAAATGAAGAATCTCAATGCGGAGTGAAAGTAGAAGCAAGTGTGATGGCTGCTATCGTCCCCATCAAGGTTTCCCGGATAGGGGAGATTGCCGGAAAATTCTGGTGCGGGAGATCTTTCCTAGGGGGTACCGGAAAAGGGCCAGCTAAGCCCGGATCCGACCCCCTTCCCGGCTCTCCGGCCGATCACCAGTGCGAGAAAAGATCCTCATCTCGAACAGAAAGGGACTATTTTGACAAATTTCCGGGGCAGAAAGTGCCCCTGAATACCCGGATAACCGGAGTGCGGGCGTATTTTGAAAAGGGTGTCCTGTAATTCGCTGAAAAATACGACCCTCAAAAAACCTGTTTTTTAAATCGGGCTCCGATTGGCAAACGGGGCATTTTAAGAGGGGATTGCATTTTAAAGGTTTTTCGAAGATTTCATAGGGGTGAACTGACGAAAAAACCGGCCTTCATATTCGCGTCCTTCTGGCTTTTTCCCCTTCAGAAGACCTTACGCATATCTCGGAAAAAGAGGCTGCCGGACGACCAGACAGGGCTGTTCTACGAGGTGCATTTCAGCCTGTTTTTGACAAAATAACCGATTATATTGCGATTTCTCCACACGAACAGAATCCGGGCCCGATTTGCTGTCCACTTCCGGGGCAAAGTATGCCAGAAATGGAAACGGGGCGCTGTACGGGCCCGGATTGGCCCGGGGAAGGGATGGTCATATCGCTAGGGGTACATCGGGTTTTGCGAAATGTTATCGTTCCGGAGACCCTGTGTGCAATTATGTCTCCGGCACTTGTCCCACCATCCGGCCCGGTCACACGGGAATCCATTCTTGCCGGCACGAAGCCCGGGTCCCTCCGGAGAAAAATCCGGTTGGCGCTGTTCGACATGGGCGTCGGCAGGGGCGGGCACGGGTTTCCCTGGGTAATGTGGGGGCGGGGGAAGGGGTAGGGAGGTGGTGGGAAGGCGCTTCGGGTGAGGGGCTAATGCAGAGGATGTTTGCTGGGGATTAATCAAGTAAATTCTCCTTTTAATGGGCATTTATTTGATTCGTATCTGCTTTTGTTTTAGGAGAGTTAGGGATTTTCTTTGCAATTTCTTCTAATTGGGTAATCATTGATAACAACGCGGGCTGTTTCAGATATACATAAAGCAGATAACAGTAAAACTGCTTTAATTCGGCGAACAACTCATAAATCTCACTTATTTCGAAGGGAATATCTCCAATAATCATTTTTTTATTATCCGAATCAAAATACGCATCTGCATGTGCTTGCTTGTTACGGAATTTTTGGTTTTCTAAAATATTACAAGAATTAAGTGATAAGTAACGTTCTTTTTTCAAAAAATTTACTAAGTCTTGTTTTAATATCGTGCGTCCTTTGCTTTTTTCCTTTGAGTATTGATTGAGTAATTGTAGTGAATAACGATCATAAGTCTTCTTCTTCACAGCAATTGCAAGAGAAAATTCTGTTATTATTTGTAACGTTATTTCTTGAAATGAAACAAAGAGAGATGAAATGAGAAAAAGATCTTTCTCAGTTGTATTTTCTGATATTTTGGTTTCTTTCATTTGATCTGCAACTTGGTAGAAGTACCAAATTTTTGAAAAATGATTCCAAATTCGGTTTTCAATTCCTTTACCGTTTGTCACTTTGAAAAGATCAAAAACCATCCTATCTATGAAATCCTTACAATTGGAGTCAATCCCTTGGGATTCATCCTCAAATAATTGAAGGAAACCCTTGATAAATTCCGGATATCCATTCACTAATTCGAAAAATTCTTCTTTTGTTGTGGGAGTAATTTCTTCGATACTATCATCAAAAATTCGAACAATTTTTTGGGGTATTGGCTTGCCGGTTTCCGTTTCGATTTTTCCAAAATCTTTATGAATTTTATCTTTTACGGTTTTTTTAGAAGATTAAATTTTATTTTTTCGTTATCAGATGTATTTTCCACAGTTATTCCTTCTTCAATTTAGTCATTTTTTTTATGGATATTTAATGATCTTGAACCTGACGCTTTACCTCCAGCAACATTTCGCACGTATCATGGAGAGTGAGGAGCGGATTCGTGAGTGGCGGGTGGTTACTGGAAAGAAGAACAAAGGGTTGAGCGAGGGGGTTATCCAGCGGGCATTTGCCGGGGAGTTATCGACTACGGGGATGCGTGGGAAAATAAAGATGTTCTTCGACGTGTGAAAATGAATGATGATATTAATAATTAAATTAGAAGTTGGGAGTTACCTTATAATTTGTCGCGTTTGATTTGTTTTCTCAATCATATTCATCGAAATCCCTGTTCCTTTCGATGTAACTAGTCACCTCCTCATCGGAAATAATGCAGTGTTTTCTTCCAGTTCCGGATCTGCTTGTCATTCTTTCGGAAGATAAGATCCTGTGATGCGTCGCAAGCAGATCTCTTATGCTCTTTTCACATCGATATTCATCGGGATCAAGAGAAAATAACTTTAACAACGCCTTCTCGTATGTTCTCCAGGTCCCAGGATCATCCGGGTTGCGACCAAGAGATTTCCGGTACGTCCGGATTTCATCTTTGATTTCAGACAGTGTTTGTGTCGTACCTGGAGTACTATTGTTATTCTGCGGTTCCCAGCACCATTCGGGATTCAATTGCGATCCCTTGAGAAGATGCCCGGTTTTCTCGCTTGGAACCTGAATATTCGAAGCAATTCCAACACTTTCAAGCAAATCCGTGATAATATTGGCAGTCCGAAGATCTGAGTCCAGATATTCTTTTATCCGCAGGTCAAGACCATCGGGAGTATTTTCCCTGGTATCATCCCGGCAGTTTTGGGGAAGTTTCTTTCCCGGCATAGAATTCAGGATCTCCAAGGTTGCCTTAACAAGGTTTTTCCGGATATAGATCCCCCGACTTTTAATGGGAAAATCTGAATACCTTTCTTCAAGGATCCTGCAAGCCCGCTCGAAAAGATCCTGCGGTATTGGACTGTAGGAGTAGGGGGTTTTAGAAAAAGATGTACTTACCTGATGGGCTGTTCCTGGTTCTGGTTTACTAAGTATATCCTTGAATTCCGTGGACTCTTTCACAGGTTTATTCAAGTGTTTCCTCGGTTCTGGAGTAACATGAGATGTTTTTTTATGTTTTTGGACAGCCGCCATTCTCTGATCCTTTTTTCTTTTATCAAGGTAAATCGCAGTCCCAATGATAACTATGAATGCGAGGATAATTGCTATAAGAACCGGACCAAACGTGATTCCTCCATTAACCGAATTTTTTTGAGAGACAATGACATGGGTAGGAACTGAAGAATCCGATGAAGATCCTGTTTCTTGCGGGATGTAATCCGGATTCGTGATAACGAAGGCTTCACGATCTTTTACTAGTCCGGCAATAAGTGAACCATCCCCCGTTATTGAAACTCCCTCTACGGTATCGCTGGTGGGATATTTCCAGAGACTTTTTCCGTCTCGATCCAATAGATAGATATTATTATATTCCGAACCAGCCACAACAAAGGATCCATCATCAGAGATGGCAACAGGTCCAATATGCGTTCCGGGAGTGGTTTTCCAAAGTAGATTTCCCTGCCGGTCGAAACAATATACGTAACCATTCGTGCATCCCACGACAATGTATCTCCCGTCTCCGGATATCGCAACCCCGTGTCCTTCGTTAAATCCTTCATAATCGGTGTAATGATTTTTCCACAGAAGAGTTCCTGATCTATCGAAAAGATAAACCGTATTGTAAAGATCGGTTAGTGCTGCAATGTAGTTGCCATCACCAGAAATTGCCACACCATTCAAAGAGAGTCGTTCATTCTTTATCGAATAACTCCAGAGACCCGAACCTTTTTCGTTGAGCAGCTTAATGGTCCCATCTCCTTCGCCAAGCGCGATAGATCTACCGTCACGGGAGATTGCGACACCGGCAACTTCTCTTCCGGGTATACCGAACAATCCTGTCGCATAACTCCAGAGAAGGTTCCCATCTTTATCATAAAAATAGGCATTTTTATCGGCAGATCCTGCGACAATATACCGGCCCTCATCCGCGATTGCTGTACTCCATATTGTCTTTGAATCCCCAAGTGGTGTCCTGATCCAGAGTGCAGACCCTTTACTGTCAAAAACCGTTACACCGTTTGATACTACCGCGGCAGTATATGTGCCATCTTTTGAT encodes the following:
- a CDS encoding alpha/beta fold hydrolase; this encodes MENRPDTIIFDDPSYYFEFIRVLAKALEHGSDIGECLETAWRIRNTDPSVLPPARSWCNEWKAIADRIMKIGNDCKAKNHRVSARDAYLRACEYYRSADFYLHDTPKDPEILDLWEKMHAAFLSSMELTGVSFEEIEIPYEGTNLPGYFWKPEGDSGPAPTLIIHSGFDGSAEEVYLECVCDALRRGYHCLVFEGPGQGVVIRKQEIPFRYDWEKVITPVVDYAVTRPDVDREKIILMGLSMGGYFAPRAAAFEHRLAACIANGGVYDIFGNNARNAGLTRNGLLEFLQTRPDEYNRFVYEACAKSTQTHWGVTHGMWVFGVKTPAEFALAQEPCTLKDCAHLIRCPTLVLDVEGEQFFAGQADQLYDALTCEKTLIAFTAEEGARLHCQEGARLLSNQRIYDWVDETLARK
- a CDS encoding PIN domain-containing protein; translated protein: MKIYMDVCCLCRPFDDLQNRKIRLEAVAILTILDRCSQDWELVGSAVIDDEISRLADIEKRLKVEQKLTLISEYIELNETIFSRVREYQKAGLKLFDALHITCAESGKTIFLTTDNKIITLAGKIPAITITVQNPVHWLMEVSADENNQ
- a CDS encoding DUF169 domain-containing protein, coding for MKSITAKKAGLAYPPVAILWSDTAPEKALRIKPGARACIMPFFASVLTKGKTAAFDRESYGCPGAKAGLGFGTGYPDAFGGAGFDFMSAFFCKGVESSSNREAYGAVVNRVPANERAKFLEGERLHTSPAKARKWMTEELPITDIKERYVIFTQLDKVNEGETPVVVVFAADPLQLVGLITLVAAVREGIDPVLVPPMAACQQIGAYAYHEARQDHPRAVLGNTDLAARLTVGAAIPENIFTLAVPYSLFLAMEEEARNGVFDGPIWKDLAAGTH
- a CDS encoding DUF1828 domain-containing protein, whose amino-acid sequence is MGDELMSVKAITKDFRQKVCDQIRVEAEGVDRYHVFTPFLFEDGDHLVIILKREHDKWILSDEGHTFMHLTYDLEDKDLRSGGRQKIISNALSAFSVEDRNGELMLSINNDQYGDALYSYIQAVLKISDVSYLSRERVRTTFMDDVREFVQEKIPKEHIQAEWHDPTHDPDCRYTADYMIETPSGPILIYALPNDDRVREATINLLMFEKWGLKFRSIGIFEDQEEINRKTLAKFSDICEKQFSNFGGNKDRFLKYVQESGGMATG
- a CDS encoding PQQ-binding-like beta-propeller repeat protein translates to MVEKFKFKHLFFLNYFSLLTFFFIFLFIICPPAYGQDNIQYSGKTLWTESKNYPQNSISISKDGTYTAAVVSNGVTVFDSKGSALWIRTPLGDSKTIWSTAIADEGRYIVAGSADKNAYFYDKDGNLLWSYATGLFGIPGREVAGVAISRDGRSIALGEGDGTIKLLNEKGSGLWSYSIKNERLSLNGVAISGDGNYIAALTDLYNTVYLFDRSGTLLWKNHYTDYEGFNEGHGVAISGDGRYIVVGCTNGYVYCFDRQGNLLWKTTPGTHIGPVAISDDGSFVVAGSEYNNIYLLDRDGKSLWKYPTSDTVEGVSITGDGSLIAGLVKDREAFVITNPDYIPQETGSSSDSSVPTHVIVSQKNSVNGGITFGPVLIAIILAFIVIIGTAIYLDKRKKDQRMAAVQKHKKTSHVTPEPRKHLNKPVKESTEFKDILSKPEPGTAHQVSTSFSKTPYSYSPIPQDLFERACRILEERYSDFPIKSRGIYIRKNLVKATLEILNSMPGKKLPQNCRDDTRENTPDGLDLRIKEYLDSDLRTANIITDLLESVGIASNIQVPSEKTGHLLKGSQLNPEWCWEPQNNNSTPGTTQTLSEIKDEIRTYRKSLGRNPDDPGTWRTYEKALLKLFSLDPDEYRCEKSIRDLLATHHRILSSERMTSRSGTGRKHCIISDEEVTSYIERNRDFDEYD